aattaaataaataataataacaataaaaaatatagagaattaaatgaaattagatataaaattaaataactaaaaaaataaaatgggaaaTTTAATAATACATATCATAAATTAACTGATCAATTAAATGATCAATTATaatgacaatttaaaaactaaaatgatttACTTGATGAGTAAAAAACATTTCTCTATATTGTACATACATTTTGGAACCTTTTCTTTGAACTTTATCTTCAGCTGTACCTTAAAAAAAGTCCCATGAACGGAAACGTTTTCCGAGCTCCCATAAAATGCAGACTCACATGTTGTCCACGCGCCGCCAGTAGAATTCGGAGCGTTAACAGCACACGGCAACCAAAAGGCAACTCCAGTCACATCTGCAAGGTTTTGTTTTCTGCCGACGTTCCACAAAACGTACTTGAAAACGCAGACGAGCGATCCTGACGCCTGCTTGCCGCGCTCGCTCGCGGCTCGTCAATCCGTCCTGCCTGACGCTGATCAGCTTGAGGAGGATTGCTGGCTTGAGCGGGATAAATTTATCTCTCGCTCACCTTTgggcccgtgtgtgtgtgtgtgtgtgtgtaatatgtgTGTGCGCTCGCCCCAAACCCGGCTCAGCCTCAACCACGCTGGGAAGAAAACGAGGTCCAGATAGCAGgcaaattgatttgttttcaaTGAAGCTGACGGGCTACGCtaacatgttttttggaatgcaggcagaaaaaaatgatgctggCCGATCACGCAAACCACTAGCGCACTGTGCTGAAGTTCTCATTGTATCGTATTGCTTCATTGTTGACCAAATATAAAGCATTGCCGCCTTATCTTGGGTTTAGCTCAACACTGGCTTTAACATTAATAACAGCTTATCCTTTGTCTTGAAAGGCGACTGTGAAAACCTCATTTAAACACTTGTTTGAGACCGTGATGTTCAgcagcgccatctggtggttgATGAGGGACGAAATGGAACCCCAAATGTTGCTTGGATCAGCTACACACAACTCacacttatacacacacacacattagccTCCTTCACCCCCACTGGGGTCAGCTCTGATGTCATTAACAGGTGGGCGGCAGAAATAGActtacacgcgcacacacacacacacacacccctcccccCTCACCCGTACGCATGCACAAAAAGCAGGTCAGCGGCTTGTTAACGTCATTGTTGAGTTGCAAGTGTTTACGAGGGAACACAATGAAAGATATGTGTGTCACGTCAACACTTgcggggggtgtggggggggttgtTGCGCGTTATTTGCAGTAGCGCTCGGTGGGACTTGAGTCGCATGACTTAAGACTAAGTTGTCCTTGCACTCCGCGCCCACTTTGTGACATAATTCAGTACTTGCCAGTCATCAGAAAATTGGATTTCGATGAACTTCCTGTTCCGTTCTCAAAACCGAGCCAATATCTACAGAGAAAAGAACGCTAGAAATGGAATTTGTACGTCAACTATGACAGCAGTGATCATGAACAATAGCTAGAAAATGCTCCTGTTAACAGCAGAAATGAGCTTTCCGTATCATAACTGGCAAAGGCCGCGTTAGGAGCTCTGTGGGATCCCGTTTGAGAATCCAGTGGCGCCTTTTGATACGGGTTCAAGTCGCTCCATAACCGCACTTTTTGCTACCCAcccaatcaaatcaaatgagtTGTCCCAGCGATAGGTCGTACTTTCCCCTCAGATCTTGAAATTTGGCTCTCTTGTATGTCAGATTTTTGCTTGAAAGTTGAAGCAAAAAATCAGCCAAACCTGAGCAGGTATCGCAAATATTTACTTTCAAGCGGCAGCAAAAAAATCGTCTCAACGATGGCTCATATCGCAAATCTTTCGCAAGTGGAagcgaaataaaaaaaataatcatctgaGCAATGGCTTGTATCTCAAATGTTTgctctcaagtcaaagcaaaaaatcagGCAAATGATGGCGGCGCATATCATTTTcataatcaattaatctgttGCTTATTTTATCAACTAATTGAtgaataagataaaaacaacacattttaatttctgtCCCGATATTAAAAAATCAAGACATTATTTCAAGTTGGTGTTGCGGAAAATGCAACAGCATAAATTCCGATTCAGTTCCTGATTTGGTCCATGATTTGTCCGAAAATCGGCAAAAGAATGTATTGTGACTAATGCAAATATTTGCATTACGAATTTGAGATATGACTGACTTGCGACTCGCTTAACTCGAGTAATTGCTCGACTGGCCTTGCTTGTTTTTCCCACAAGTTCATGTTGACCACTCGCAACTTCCTTGCCACTCgctcgtgcgtgcgtgtttgtgggGGTGGTCATGGCGGAGCAGTAGGTGGTCCAGTCTGCGGGTGTGGGGAACGTACACGGTGGCAGCGGCCTCCCGGCTGGCGGCATTCCAGACTGTCAGCTAAGGTCCCCCGAGGCAGCTTTGGGCTGGCCTATATTTGGAGGAAGCGCTGAAGATATTTTCAGGCTCCCAACATGTCACAGCGTGTTTGTCGCCGTCAtcgtcgccgccgccgtcgcctgCCACCGCTCTAATCGCTGGCTTCCTCCTGTCGGATGCCGGTGTGCGCGCTTCCACGTCAGGTAAGCGCGCATTCCCGCCAGAAATTGCAAAGAAAAGAGTGTCAACACAGTGGCCGTGTGGGCTGCATGTCTGCCTCGCATTTTGAGATTCTGGATTCAAATCTGTGTGGTGTTTGCATGTTTGCATGCCGGAGAAAAGCCACGCGACGacgtgttagcatgttagcttcagGGAATACAAATGTGAGCATCAACATTGACCGGTAGTATAGAGGTGCTAACGACTAATCAGCAACTAAttaatgatcaaattaatcaatacGATCATTGTTTGCTAGTCAATAAATCATTTCGATatcttttcaattaaaattgctCAAATGCTCAGACTTTCAGctcctcaacagtaaatattcaccGTCTTCCATGAAAGTCGACcgatttgctttgttttgaaccaaaaaacaaaacaaaagctcttttatattaattgaaaaactgccattttttcctgtaattgtagttgattttagtttgttttataacaaagtagttactttttattttatgacgTTAGCAAAGTACCACCCCAACCAATGTAGTATTTTTCAATGGCTTTGGTGAACTCTAAAAACCCTGCCCTCTATTGTGTCTGTGGAACATGACTGTTATgatccatctcggggcggccattttgtttgtttgtactgCTGGCGACTGAAAATGTGGCGAAATGGCTTTCTCCTGAAATGGATCAAAACGGGCTCATTTTGCTGCTTGGTTCATAtaccacaaatgcaatatgaaaAATGACTTCATTCGTTCAGTCCCGACAGTGACAAAATGGGACAAATGACATCTAGACAAGGACGCATTCCCACCTGCGCACAGCcaagctagcatgctaatgtGCTAAGATTGGCGAATCCCAAAGCTGCGAGGCAGACGCGCTAACCACTCGCCCAACATCCGTTGTCTGTCGGGGGAAGATGGGTCGCCGGCTGCTGAGGAAGCTCCCGAAATAGTGCCCGCCCACCCCGCTTTTCGTTCCACTCGCATAGCTTCCTCAAATTAGCTCGCGACAAGCCACAGCGACCGCTCACTTCTTGCCTTTGCTCATACTAATTGCAAACAAGTCCCGTCGTATGACTTCCTGTTCAGCTTGATACCGtagcctggatttgccacttctgattGAGACCCAAaattgaaacccgaaccctggTATAAAACCATTATTGATGTAGGCTTGAAAGCCCAATTTGAAAGATGGTTAGTTTTCTTCATCTTTGGGAGCGTTTTGACGAATTCCCGATGGACAAAAGCGACCTCAATTGTGATgatgattttttgtgtgtgtttgtccagGAAGCATCTCGTGCCAAACGTTTCCTTGACGATTGCATCACCATGACCCGTTTGTCCAATCTCAACCTTTTGCCCGAGCTGCCATTTTGCCCTCCCCAAATAGCGCACGTCCGCCTTTTGCTCCAGATGTTTTGACGGACACACGGATGTTTTTCTAAACACGCTTTTTCACATTCACTCACATaagtttttcagttttattttatttctttgtatgtttttacattttttttcccccagttggTGAAAGTTgatttgtattcaatttttttctcgaTGATGTGGTCCACTTTCCTGGTGACGGACGAGGAGGGCCGCTCGGTAGGCCCGGCCGCCGCCCCCACGGTGGGAGGCGGGGCTCAGGGCGGCGGGGGCGGGGccgcgggcacgggcggcctgGCGGGCCTCATGAGTGGGCGCAGCACCTTCGGCGGCAACAAGCGGCGCAGGACCGGGCACCACGCCATGACCGAGGCGCAGGAAGGAAAGGTGAGTTCAAAGGTCAGGCCTCCGAGACCACAGAAGGCAGAGAAAGCCTACGAGAACTTGGTGCTGCCATATTGAATGtcatttgctcattttgaatagagccatgagggtgtgcacacttatgcaatcACATCATCACCGGTTATTTGCACTGTTGATGTTTTAGGAAAATGttgactttagcattagcattgtagttgtattattattatttttgtctaaatgtcaAATTATCTCGCACCATCAAGGCTAAATATCAACGTTTGTTGACATATTTGCTGTTGCCTGCGCGCAGATCAAGCTGGCGTTCTTCGTGGCCATCGTGGGCGTGATCTTGACGGTGCTGGGCGTGGGCACAGAGTTTTGGGTGGAGCTGGCGCCGCCCAAGACTTTCTACGGCAACCAGGTGAGACGCGGGGGGGCAATGGTGGGCTTGTGGCGGGGGTCCGGCGGGGGCTGACTTCCTGTGCGGCAGACGTGCCCGGCGATGCACATTGGCCTGTGGAAGGCCTGCACCAAGACGCTGTGGGTGGCCGACATCGATCCTGATCGGGAGAGCTGCGGTCCCGCAGAGCTGCCTGGAGGTACGCGCAAACTTTCCAACATTTATTTGAagtttttggaatatttttatatttggaaTACTTCTAGATttagaattgttttgttttccactttgtttttgttgatgggtgtttttataaaaatgttttgtttggattatttttagtatttggATTTAAAAAGTTGAATTATATTGGATTTTGGgggattattttaaaatgttgattctGTATtaagcttttttaaatttttgtaatCTTAATGATATTAACAGATTTCtaaagttatttttattgaGATATTTATGTGGATTTAAttactattttatatatttagatttttttccaggttttttgtattagttttttttttaatcaaagtatTTAGGTCAATTTAAttagtttgttttaaatatttttttctcattcaaataattaatttgagCATAATTATT
The sequence above is drawn from the Vanacampus margaritifer isolate UIUO_Vmar chromosome 17, RoL_Vmar_1.0, whole genome shotgun sequence genome and encodes:
- the LOC144037844 gene encoding voltage-dependent calcium channel gamma-6 subunit-like, whose protein sequence is MMWSTFLVTDEEGRSVGPAAAPTVGGGAQGGGGGAAGTGGLAGLMSGRSTFGGNKRRRTGHHAMTEAQEGKIKLAFFVAIVGVILTVLGVGTEFWVELAPPKTFYGNQTCPAMHIGLWKACTKTLWVADIDPDRESCGPAELPGESNCTYFKFFTTGENTVLFHKTTHKSLNVASAMLSLFSVVLMAMGAICISMALSKEIVFFLKPASVCFVLSGVLVLLSVLVFQQALWSLLASDHSVPLHHNFSWSVSCLCCAGAILIVGGLLFLLLALPFSPWQRCHSAAS